The Raphanus sativus cultivar WK10039 chromosome 2, ASM80110v3, whole genome shotgun sequence DNA segment GTCACTACCCCTCTGTCATTTTGATGGTTAGCTACTGATTTTAGGTCTTTATCTTCAAGATTACATCTTTTTGGTTCCGCGTTTTaagtttttctttaattttgttttcagaTACTGAATCAGCCAAGGCATCAAGGCGGCAACTTAAGACTGCTATCCTAAATGTCTTGTTTGACATGAATGTTCCTGCAGTGTGCGCAGTTAACCAGGTGAGCCTTTTTTCACTTTTAAGTTCTCTCTACTGATTCAGAGCAGTGTTTTTCTCAGAGAGATTCATTCACCGTCTTTATAGCCTCATTTTCCACGATTAAACCCAGTAGAAATAATataatgtgttttctttttatatacttGAATTTGATACATAACCAACTGGAGATAGTACTATGCATTCCTTATAACATGATTGGTTTTATATATTACAGTCGTACGCAAATTATGAATGATCTGTGCTATATTTTCAGGCTGTTTTAGCCCTATATGCTGCACGGCGGACATCAGGAATTGTTGTTaacattggttttcaagtcATAACCATTCTTCCAAGTAGGCTGTTTTTCTCCTTTATGATTCATTTTTAATCCTCAGACGACTTTTAGCGACTTAGTACTGAATTTGATTAATTGTGTCAAAAAGATGTATAAGTGAACATTTCAAATTCCTATAAAAAATCCCTTGTGTATCCATCTGATTCTCTCTGCACAATTCACGTGTGTCTAAGCAAATTACTCCTGCTGTGTGGTTTCCAGTTTTGCATGGCAAGGTGATGCGCCAGATAGGTGTAGAAATCATTGGTTTTGGAGCGTTGAAACTCACGGGATTCCTTAAGGAGAAGATGCAAGAGAACAACATTACCTTCCAATCGCTCTACACTGTTCGTACTTTAAAAGAGGTATTTGACTAACATGTTCCTGGTAGCAAATAATTACCTAGGTTTTCCATTGTATATGGCTCTTTTGTAAATCAAAGTAAGGTTCATCCCCGCACGAGGGCTGTACATTATGTACAATGTCccctaaattatttattaaaaattaaacataagaaGTAACTGACCATAGTTCTTTCTTGTAAGTTGGTTTACCTGATGCTTTTTGTTATGCGAACGTAGAACCTGTGTTATGTGGCGCTCGACTATAAAGCTGAACTTTCAAGGGACACTCAAGCTTCAATGAAAGTTGCGGGTGAAGGATGGTTTACTCTGTCAAAGGAGCGTTTTCAGACAGGGGAGATATTATTCCAACCACGTCTTGCTGGACTGTAAGGCCTACCCTACTTATTACCCATCAGTGATTAAGAAAGATAAATGCTTGAAGCTTCTCTAGGATATGGCATCTGAAGTTCTGAAACTAGAAATGATGTTATCTGACCATACTGTATACTCAGATTACATCATTGTAGTTGTGTTTTTGTGAAAATCTACAAAGATTgaccattttaaaatatattatttgattggttTTTGTCATTGTGAAAACAGACGTGCAATGAGTTTACACCAGGCAGTCTCGCTCTGTATGGACCATTGTGATGCAGCTGGAGTTACAGGTGATGATAGCTGGTTCAAGACTGTAGTATTGGCTGGAGGAAGCGCATGTTTGCCAGGACTTGCAGGTACAATAATATATTACCTCTTTTGTAATCCCATGAATTTTGCATACAACTTGAAACATCTTTGATACTCAATCACCCAGAATAGAGTTCCTCCGGGTGGCAATTTAACTGACATGCCTGTGCGGTTTTTGTCTTGTGAGCTGTATCCAGAAAGGCTAGAGAAAGAACTGCACGACCACCTTCCTTCTTATATATGCAACGGAGTCAGAGTAATCCCTCCTCCTTGCGGCGTGGACTCAGCATGGCATGGAGCAAAGCTTATCAGTAACGTAAGTCGATATTACATTGTTGTATTGATGATATTCGTGAGTTTACAGTTAAGCGACGCATCCCTCTCTCTCAACCTCCGTAGCGGTTTTAATACCAACAGATTATTTCTCAAGTACTACTGTACTGTCTGAAACATATCTCAAACGTTATATTGTCACTAAAGATGTGTAGTATATCCCTTTTCTGAGATATTTAACATACCACGTCTGAAGCTCACGCAATTGCATGTTTATTAATTACTATGTGCAGTTAAGCACGTTTCCTGGTCCTTGGTGTATCACAAGGAAGCAGTTCCGTCGCAAATCAAGACTAATGTGGTGAATCTCTCAgaagttttcttctcttcacGACCGAGCTATTCTGTTAGTGAGAGAGAGACAGTTAATAGTTGCCTGCAAATAGTTCCAAGGTACTTTACATGTCTGAATGTATAGTTATAGTGTTCCAATATTGATTGTCCTCCATAGACATACAAAACCATTACGAAGAATTAAGTTTGTTACATTTACTTATACATACTCTGTTCAAAATAAACCATTTTGAAACCCATTGCTgatttatgtatatttaatCTTTTCACAATCTTCGTAATAGTATTTACTTCATCGGTCGGTTTATAGAAGAAGAGACACTGATACACAAAAGTCCTACGAATAAATAATCATTATAAGTTTTTGAAGTTCTCTAAATCATAGGATATACAGAGACTCTTCCTCAGGTTATTACAAGCTGCATTACAGACATCTAGCTATATCGGCCTTAAAACAACTTAACAACCACCAGTACAGCTGCTGAAATTGTCATCCAAACATGAGAACAAGCGGTGGGAGTGGCTGCGTTTAGGTCTGAAGCTGAAATGGGAGGCAGAGCGGGGCACTCAAGGCCTTCTTTACCTTCTCGACACTCGTTAGAGAAAATTCCAGGCGGGTATTTTCCATAGATATTGATGTAACTGAACATAGTGTTCGCACAATCTGAGGCCATGTCGTTGATCTGTTCGGCGTAAGGACACGCAAAGTCCTTCAAGGAAGAGCAACATTCCTTTGCCGGGAATTTGGGACCTTTGCATTGGCTTGTTATAATGGTGTAGTTCATAAACTCGAAGTTCACGGGACATTCTGCTACCACggataaaaaaagaagaagaggaaagccAAATTATACACTCAGATAGCCAA contains these protein-coding regions:
- the LOC108843565 gene encoding actin-related protein 8, which encodes MILRKVWGSVWSRSNSGKDPASQSAIQVPLSPSSSSSLGVFDHLPMDILIQILMLLEPRDAVRLILACRAWRCLAGGNRLWIFYLQCSQESWDSIFFAETSLRSGYPLRMLSSQSGELSFMRIYGQREQVPGSIIIDGGSGYCKFGWSKYASPSGRSATFLEFGNIESPIYARLQQFFATIFTRMQVKPSMQPIVVSLPLCHFDDTESAKASRRQLKTAILNVLFDMNVPAVCAVNQAVLALYAARRTSGIVVNIGFQVITILPILHGKVMRQIGVEIIGFGALKLTGFLKEKMQENNITFQSLYTVRTLKENLCYVALDYKAELSRDTQASMKVAGEGWFTLSKERFQTGEILFQPRLAGLRAMSLHQAVSLCMDHCDAAGVTGDDSWFKTVVLAGGSACLPGLAERLEKELHDHLPSYICNGVRVIPPPCGVDSAWHGAKLISNLSTFPGPWCITRKQFRRKSRLMW
- the LOC108843566 gene encoding GPI-anchored protein LLG1, which produces MELNFLCRALFFFLSLAILSPFSSSTFISDGVLEIESQNLLTGRNLLQAQKKCPVNFEFMNYTIITSQCKGPKFPAKECCSSLKDFACPYAEQINDMASDCANTMFSYINIYGKYPPGIFSNECREGKEGLECPALPPISASDLNAATPTACSHVWMTISAAVLVVVKLF